One Anaerolineae bacterium genomic window, TTCTGAGCCAGGGTATAGATTTCTTCCACCTCTTCTACAGAGGACACCCCCAGAATCCGCCCCACAGGTTCCACCCCTATGTAAATCGTTCCCCCATCGGCGTTGGCGAAAGCGATGAGGGTTTCGGCCAGAGATTCAGGATCAGCCCGCGGCATGAATTCCACCAACTGCCCGGGCTTTTTATCCAGAACAAGAGCCCAATCTTCCATAGGCAACTCCTGCTCCTTTAACGCTTTCCCCTCTGCCCAGAGCGATGATGGCTTCCGGCACAGCTGGGCGGCTCTTGGATGGAACCTCCTCCGCCTTCATCCGCCAGACTTTACCTTTTTCCGAGAATGCCAGGAATTCATCCTCAGGACAAAGGGCTAAAGCCGCAACCACCAAACCCACCTTTTCCGGCTTCCCTCCATGGGCTACAACTCCCTGACCGTAACGGTGCTGGAAGGGGAAGAGGCTGAAAGCCACCCTCTTGGCATAACCTTTATCAGTCACTAAGAGGAGGAAACCATCGGGATGGATTTTTCCTGCACCGGTTACTCTATCGCCTTCCTTAAGTTTGATGCCTGAAACCCCAGCTGCGTCTCGGCCCATCGGGCGAACTTCAGAAGCTGGAAAGCGCAAAGCTAACCCGCTGGCAGTGACTATGAAGAGCTCATCCTCATCCCCCGCCAGAGAAATCGCTATAGGCCTGTCACCCTTTTCCAGCTTTATTACGGTGAGGCCTGAAGAGCGCATCGGCATATCTTTGAGGTCAAGTCTTTTGACCCTCCCCTGCTCCGTGAAAATCACCAGATAACCGTCGGAAAGTTTAGAGGGTAGGGCAAGGGCTGCTGCAGGGCTTTCCCCTTCGCTCAGGGGCAAGGAGAAACGTCCTTCAACCTGATAGGGCTTGAAGCTGTAAAGTCTACCTCTATCGCCTATCACCAGGACCTGGTCAACGCTCTCAGCCTTCAGGGATAGGGCGAGGGAATCTCCATCCACAATTTCCAGAGCCAGACTCTCTTTGCCGGCTTTGGATACCCTGCAGCTTCGGAAAGGCACCCTGTGCACGAAGCCCCGGGCCGTTATGGAAATGAGGAATTCTTCCCTTGCTACCAGATCTTCCTCTGTAAGAACCTCCACCTCCCGATAAAGAACCTGGGTGCGCCTGGGATCGCCGTACTTCTGAGCAAGCTCCAGGACTTCCTGCTTTATGAGTTCCAGGATTTTGCGAGGATATTTGAGAAGCTGCTCAAGGGCTTTTATCGCTTTGGAAAGCTCTTTGTGTTCTTCCTGGAGCTTCTGCCTTTCCAGGGCTACAAGACGCCTCAGGGGCATATCCAGAATGGCTTGAGCCTGAACCTGGGTTAGCTTAAAGCGCTCCATGAGCTTCCTGAGAGCAGTTTCGGAGGTCCGGGAACCTCGGATTATGTTAACCACCTCGTCCAGGTTAGCCAGGGCTATGAGGAGCCCTTCCAGGATGTGGGTTCTTTGGCGAGCTTTCTCCAATTCGTAGCGGGTTCGCCTGGTGATGATCTCTCGTCGGTGCTCAATGTAATGGCGAAGGAGCTCTTTGAGGGATAAAAGGACCGGTTCTCCGTTCACCAGGGCCAGCATGTTGATTCCGAAGGTCACCTGAAGTGGGGTGTATTTGAAAAGCTTGAGGAGAATGGTCCTGGGATCAGCCCCTCGCTTGAGCTCGATCACTATGCTCATTCCTTCCCGGTCGGATTCATCCCTCAGGTCGGCTATTTCTTCCAGGCGGCCGGTCCGGACAAGCTCAGCGATTCGTTCCAGGAGGGAGGATTTGTTTACCTGATACGGGATCTGGGTGACGATGATGGCGTAACGTCCGCCCTTTATTTCTTCTATTCGGGTTAGAGCTCTTACCGTAATTAAGCCTTTTCCGGTGGCGTAAGCGGCTTTGAGGCCTTCATAGCCCAGGACAATCCCACCGGTGGGGAAATCGGGGCCCTTTATGAACCGCATGAGGTCTTCCAGGGAGATTTCGTCAAACTTGTGGTAATTGTCCACCGCGAAGGCTATGGCCTGAGCCACTTCCTGGAGGTTGTGGGGTGGTATGCTGGTGGCCATCCCCACAGCAATGCCTGAGGAACCGTTAACCAGAAGGTTAGGGAGTTTGGCCGGGAGAACTGTGGGCTCTTTCAGAGAGCCATCGAAATTATCGGTAAAATCTACGGTTTCCTTCTCTATATCAGCCAGCATTTCCACAGCGATGGGGGCAAGGCGGGCTTCGGTATACCGCATTGCGGCTGGGGGGTCACCGTCAATGGAACCGAAGTTTCCCTGCCCATCGATCAGGAGATAGCGCATGGTAAAATCCTGGGCCATTCTGGCCATGGCCTCGTATACAGCGGCATCGCCGTGGGGGTGGAATTTGCCCAGCACTTCTCCCACGATTCGGGCGCTCTTGCGGTAAGGTTTATCGGGGCTTAGGCCCATTTCGTGCATCGTGTAAAGGATCCGGCGCTGGACAGGCTTCAGACCATCCCGGACATCGGGCAGTGCCCTGGAGACGATCACGCTCATGGCGTAATCCAGGTAAGCCCCTTTCATTTCTTCTTCAATGTCCACGGGTATAACGGTCCCGATCTCCACTTTCCCCTCCTTTTAAGGATTATACACGAATGGGGGGCAGGCTTCAAATTGCCGCCCATCTCTGATATAAATAAAAGCCAGGAGGCAGACATGAAACTGGTTCTAACGCGCCAGCATCTGGAAGAGATAATAGCTCATGCTCTGGAGGAAAGCCCCAACGAGGCCTGCGGGCTCCTTGGGGGCAAAGAGGGGCGGGTGGAAAAGGTATATCCCTTGCCCAACGTGGAAAGAAGCCCTGTCCGCTACAGGGCTGAGCCCGAAGCCCAGTTCAGGGCCATGACCGAGATAGAAGAAAAGGGCTGGGAAATTGTAGGAATTTACCATTCGCATCCCTGGGGTCCCCCTTATCCCTCGGGGGTAGACGTGGAAATGGCCTATTATCCCGAAGCCATTTACCTCATAGTATCCCTCGGTGATCCCCAGAGGCCTGTGGTTAAGGCTTTCAATTTGGCAAAGAGGCCGCCTGAGGAGGTGGAGTTAGAAATCCAGGGCTAAGATTTCGCCAGGTTTTTCACCATTATGCTTGGGGTAAGCTTAAGGGCGGCCATAGGCTTCTGAAGCAGGCCATCCAGGGAGGCCAGGAGACGCGCTGGCACGAGCTTTTTCAGAACCTGCAGGCGGAAGAAGGAGAGGGAGAGAGTTTCCACGGGGGTAAACCCAGCCCTTTTGAGGGCCATTTCCATCCAGGCCGGGTGGAAATCAAAGTGCATCCGGGCGAACTCCAGGGGTTCTGGGGAAAAGGGGCTGGGACACCGGCCCAACAAGTAGAGGATTATGGCTTTGAGATGCCTTTTATTGGCGTATTCCAGGATGAAGTGGCCTCCTTCCCTGGCTACCCGTCGGATCTCCGAGAGGGCAGCGTGGACATCAGCCACGTGGTGTATGACTCTCACCATCACCAGCGTGTCAAAGGTTCCATCGGGAAAGGGCAGGTTGTAGAGATCGGCCACCAGGAAGGAAAAGCGGGGGTCATGGCCGCAGCGTTCCCGGGCTTCCCTGAGCTGGGAAAGGGAACAGTCCAACAGGACAACCCTTTCCGCTCCGGAGTAGAGGTCGGCCAGCCGACCGAAACCAGCCCCAATGTCCAAAAGAAAGGAGCTCTTCCTGGGAAGAAGGCGCCTGAGGGCGATGCGCTCAGCTAGATCCTCATACTGCCTTTCTTTCCAGAACTCAGTGTAAGGAACGCCCTCGTAACTGCAGATGGGATGTTTCACGTGAAACATCACCAGACCCTCACCACCCTGGCGGTGGAACCGGAGGCCCCCTTGCTTACCTCTATCCTCACGGGGAACAATTCCTTCAGCTCCTCCAGATGGGTTATCACCAGGATTAGCTTAAAATCATCCTGAATGGAATTTATGGCTTCCACCACCCTTTCAAGCCCCTCGGAATCCTGGGTACCGAACCCTTCATCCACGAAGAGAACCGAGAGGGGGGCTCCCGACCGCCGGGCCAGAACCCTGGCCAGAGCCACCCTTATGGCCAGGTCTACCCTGAATTTCTCGCCACCGGAATAAAGCCCGTAATCCCTCGTCCCCTTTTCATCCGCTATCTTTATATCCAAGGTCTCCTTTACCTTGCCCCCCAGAGTGAACTTCTGGGTCTCAAAACGGATATCCATTCTCCCCCCTGTCATGAGGCTCACGAGCCTGTCGGCTTCTTCCTCGATCTCCGAAAGGACATTTTCAATTATCATGGCCTGGACCCCATTCTTCCCGAAGGCCTCCTCCAGCTCCTTGTAGAACCAGTTGTCTTTCTGGACCTGAGCCAGTT contains:
- a CDS encoding class I SAM-dependent methyltransferase, with the translated sequence MFHVKHPICSYEGVPYTEFWKERQYEDLAERIALRRLLPRKSSFLLDIGAGFGRLADLYSGAERVVLLDCSLSQLREARERCGHDPRFSFLVADLYNLPFPDGTFDTLVMVRVIHHVADVHAALSEIRRVAREGGHFILEYANKRHLKAIILYLLGRCPSPFSPEPLEFARMHFDFHPAWMEMALKRAGFTPVETLSLSFFRLQVLKKLVPARLLASLDGLLQKPMAALKLTPSIMVKNLAKS
- a CDS encoding M67 family metallopeptidase codes for the protein MKLVLTRQHLEEIIAHALEESPNEACGLLGGKEGRVEKVYPLPNVERSPVRYRAEPEAQFRAMTEIEEKGWEIVGIYHSHPWGPPYPSGVDVEMAYYPEAIYLIVSLGDPQRPVVKAFNLAKRPPEEVELEIQG
- the gyrA gene encoding DNA gyrase subunit A, producing MEIGTVIPVDIEEEMKGAYLDYAMSVIVSRALPDVRDGLKPVQRRILYTMHEMGLSPDKPYRKSARIVGEVLGKFHPHGDAAVYEAMARMAQDFTMRYLLIDGQGNFGSIDGDPPAAMRYTEARLAPIAVEMLADIEKETVDFTDNFDGSLKEPTVLPAKLPNLLVNGSSGIAVGMATSIPPHNLQEVAQAIAFAVDNYHKFDEISLEDLMRFIKGPDFPTGGIVLGYEGLKAAYATGKGLITVRALTRIEEIKGGRYAIIVTQIPYQVNKSSLLERIAELVRTGRLEEIADLRDESDREGMSIVIELKRGADPRTILLKLFKYTPLQVTFGINMLALVNGEPVLLSLKELLRHYIEHRREIITRRTRYELEKARQRTHILEGLLIALANLDEVVNIIRGSRTSETALRKLMERFKLTQVQAQAILDMPLRRLVALERQKLQEEHKELSKAIKALEQLLKYPRKILELIKQEVLELAQKYGDPRRTQVLYREVEVLTEEDLVAREEFLISITARGFVHRVPFRSCRVSKAGKESLALEIVDGDSLALSLKAESVDQVLVIGDRGRLYSFKPYQVEGRFSLPLSEGESPAAALALPSKLSDGYLVIFTEQGRVKRLDLKDMPMRSSGLTVIKLEKGDRPIAISLAGDEDELFIVTASGLALRFPASEVRPMGRDAAGVSGIKLKEGDRVTGAGKIHPDGFLLLVTDKGYAKRVAFSLFPFQHRYGQGVVAHGGKPEKVGLVVAALALCPEDEFLAFSEKGKVWRMKAEEVPSKSRPAVPEAIIALGRGESVKGAGVAYGRLGSCSG